The sequence below is a genomic window from Candidatus Oleimmundimicrobium sp..
TATCCGGAGGAAGCAAAATCCAAAGATAAAGTTGGCGGGTTTAGCGATCCTAATATTGAAAAGATAATCGAATTAAAACCGGATTTAGTTCTGGCTACCGGCATGCACGGGGAGATTCTAAAACAACTTGAAGATGTAAATGTTGTCGTTTTTGTTGTCGATCCTAAAAACATTAAAGATGTTATTGAGAGCATAGAGACTGTTGGAAAATTAACGGGACAAGCCGATGCTTCCAAGAATTTAATAGCGGATATGAATGAAAAAATAGATGGTGTTAAAACTAAGGGTGCAAACTTGTCTGATGGACAAAGACCGTTGGTCTATTACGAAGTTTGGAATGACCCAATAATGACTGTTGGCCCGGGTACTTTGATATATGAGATTATTGAAATGGCTGGGGGAGAAAATATCGCTGCTGACTCTAAAGAAGAATATCCTCAGCTTAGCGTAGAAGTTTTAATTGAGAAGGATCCTCAGATTATCATTGCTCCAAAGGGGAGCATGGGTGAGCCGGGGGCAGTAAAAGAGAGGAAGGGCTGGGAAAACATTTCGGCTGTTCAGGATGGAAAAGTGTATGTTGTCGATGAGAACCTTCTTGTAAGGGCTGGTCCTAGAATTATTGATGGCCTTATGGAAGTTGCAAAGATTCTTCACCCTGAACTTTATTGATGCATAGAACAGATAGCTAAAAAGCAGTCAA
It includes:
- a CDS encoding cobalamin-binding protein translates to MRKFTKITAILLSILMLTVFVVGCASQNKEVIESDKLKTEKVVETLSFPLKLIDDAGREIEVQEEPERIISLAPSNTETLFALGLGDKVVGVTDFCDYPEEAKSKDKVGGFSDPNIEKIIELKPDLVLATGMHGEILKQLEDVNVVVFVVDPKNIKDVIESIETVGKLTGQADASKNLIADMNEKIDGVKTKGANLSDGQRPLVYYEVWNDPIMTVGPGTLIYEIIEMAGGENIAADSKEEYPQLSVEVLIEKDPQIIIAPKGSMGEPGAVKERKGWENISAVQDGKVYVVDENLLVRAGPRIIDGLMEVAKILHPELY